A single region of the Lotus japonicus ecotype B-129 chromosome 4, LjGifu_v1.2 genome encodes:
- the LOC130713363 gene encoding uncharacterized protein LOC130713363, producing MGLISCINRKNETIEDVNKSTPNQRQLEDTDRKHVLARWKRKNNEKMEAKGKKFSSSIMIPEEVNRPNMEIVPSVDLTKAFTTSQAFESSKDLVNWAKAVGKEHGYVIIIQKSDYGSDKRRAVMTLGCERGGKYKPSTSVLKRNRTGTKKCNCPFRLRARRSNKDKMWTVLVHSGIHNHDTAEVLQGHSYVGRLNPEEKAMVGEMIEERVKASDILIAIRKHNPTNLTRIKQIYNEKQAYNRLKRGSLTEMQHLMKLLEEHKYAHWSRVQDGTDVVRSLFWAHPDSIHLFNEFPHVVILDSTYKTNRYRIPLLEMVGVTSTNLTYSIAFAYMQNEQKDEVVWAVNRLKDLIINEDNLPKVFVTDKDQVLMEALETVFPAARCLLCQFHVLKSVTGEMKKLVKDIETREDITDRWNRLMYAANEVEYDKAVGAISNTGELWTYIETNWLPLRSKFVKFEIDTCMHMGCTTTNRVEGAHSKLKKLLSDSKGDLVIAWTAMNKLIIMQHDKIKESFQLSIFVTEHSLNDPFYKHLRGFVSRAALHIIVKEKTQIGMIGVGGIYCECVLRRTHGLPCACELMKFESVPLLAIHPHWRKLTWDSSDRDMDPTLGLSFESEFDKLRTKFEESSHGVRMSIIESLRMITYPETTSMCAPTKKKTRGRPMGSTNKPKKFAKGCGETSTKRIPCRWETIDKEYPGSWRDSNTTPLQEPSPKVRSQKASKASKASKASKVSTASKASKVQSPLIRMVCTKNKKPVSSYLRRRYLKQIPDEFHPFVVDFINVKGDGHCGYRCVASLKGLAEDDWPLIRRELLTEIDSDANIIMIPEEVNRPNMEIVPSVDLTKAFTTSQAFESSKDLVNWAKAVGKEHGYVIIIQKSDYGSDKRRAVMTLGCERGGKYKPSTSVLKRNRTGTKKCNCPFRLRARRSNKDKMWTVLVHSGIHNHDTAEVLQGHSYVGRLNPEEKAMVGEMIEERVKASDILIAIRKHNPTNLTRIKQIYNEKQAYNRLKRGSLTEMQHLMKLLEEHKYAHWSRVQDGTDVVRSLFWAHPDSIHLFNEFPHVVILDSTYKTNRYRIPLLEMVGVTSTNLTYSIAFAYMQNEQKDEVVWAVNRLKDLIINEDNLPKVFVTDKDQVLMEALETVFPAARCLLCQFHVLKSVTGEMKKLVKDIETREDITDRWNRLMYAANEVEYDKAVGAISNTGELWTYIETNWLPLRSKFVKFEIDTCMHMGCTTTNRVEGAHSKLKKLLSDSKGDLVIAWTAMNKLIIMQHDKIKESFQLSIFVTEHSLNDPFYKHLRGFVSRAALHIIVKEKTQIGMIGVGGIYCECVLRRTHGLPCACELMKFESVPLLAIHPHWRKLTWDSSDRDMDPTLGLSFESEFDKLRTKFEESSHGVRMSIIESLRMITYPETTSMCAPTKKKTRGRPMGSTNKPKKFAKGCGETSTKRIPCRWETIDKEYPGSWRDSNTTPLQEPSPKVRSQKASKASKASKASKVSTASKASKVQSPLIRMVCTKNKKPVSSYLRRRYLKQIPDEFHPFVVDFINVKGDGHCGYRCVASLKGLAEDDWPLIRRELLTEIDSDANMYINMFGASEV from the exons ATGG GCCTAATCAGTTGTATCAACCGCAAAAATGAGACCATAGAAGATGTGAACAAATCCACACCAAACCAGAGGCAATTGGAAGACACTGACAGAAAGCACGTGCTAGCTAGATGGAAGCGGAAGAACAATGAAAAGATGGAGGCGAAAGGGAAAAAGTTTTCATCAAG CATAATGATACCTGAGGAAGTAAATAGGCCCAATATGGAGATTGTGCCTTCTGTGGATCTTACAAAAGCTTTCACCACTAGCCAA GCTTTTGAATCCTCCAAAGATCTTGTTAATTGGGCCAAAGCTGTAGGTAAAGAGCATGgctatgttattattattcagAAGTCGGACTATGGATCTGACAAAAGGAGGGCCGTGATGACACTAGGATGTGAGCGTGGCGGCAAATATAAACCATCCACATCGGTGTTAAAGCGAAATCGGACTGGAACTAAGAAGTGTAATTGTCCATTCAGGCTAAGGGCAAGGCGTAGTAATAAAGATAAAATGTGGACGGTGCTTGTGCATAGTGGGATCCATAATCATGACACTGCTGAGGTTTTGCAGGGTCACTCATATGTTGGCCGTCTAAATCCAGAGGAAAAGGCGATGGTGGGAGAAATGATTGAAGAAAGGGTCAAGGCCAGTGATATTTTGATTGCTATAAGGAAACACAACCCAACCAACTTGACTAGAATTAAACAGATTTACAATgagaagcaagcatacaacaggTTGAAGAGGGGATCGTTGACCGAGATGCAACACTTGATGAAGTTGTTGGAAGAACACAAATACGCACATTGGTCCAGGGTGCAGGATGGTACTGATGTGGTCAGATCTTTGTTTTGGGCACACCCTGATTCCATTCACTTATTCAATGAGTTTCCTCATGTTGTGATTCTGGATAGTACATACAAGACCAATAGGTACAGGATCCCTTTACTTGAGATGGTGGGGGTTACGTCGACAAATTTGACATACTCAATTGCTTTTGCGTACATGCAGAATGAGCAAAAGGATGAGGTTGTTTGGGCTGTGAATAGATTAAAAGACTTGATCATTAATGAGGACAATCTGCCGAAGGTCTTTGTTACAGACAAAGACCAAGTTTTGATGGAAGCATTGGAAACTGTTTTTCCCGCAGCTCGCTGTCTTCTATGTCAGTTTCATGTACTTAAGAGTGTAACTGGCGAGATGAAGAAACTTGTGAAAGACATTGAGACACGTGAAGACATTACTGATAGATGGAATCGATTGATGTATGCTGCCAACGAGGTTGAGTATGATAAAGCTGTGGGTGCTATATCGAATACCGGTGAGCTCTGGACTTACATTGAGACTAACTGGTTGCCTTTGAGAAGCAAGTTTGTGAAGTTTGAGATTGATACTTGTATGCACATGGGGTGCACGACAACAAACAG AGTTGAGGGGGCACACTCAAAGCTGAAGAAACTATTGTCCGACAGTAAGGGTGACTTGGTCATTGCGTGGACTGCGATGAACAAGCTTATTATCATGCAGCATGACAAGATAAAGGAGTCCTTCCAGCTCAGCATATTTGTCACAGAGCATTCTTTGAATGACCCGTTCTATAAGCATTTGCGCGGGTTTGTATCTAGAGCCGCATTGCACATTATTGTTAAAGAGAAGACTCAAATTGGCATGATTGGGGTTGGTGGTATATACTGTGAATGTGTACTTAGGAGAACCCATGGACTACCATGTGCTTGTGAGCTCATGAAGTTTGAATCTGTCCCATTACTTGCAATTCATCCACATTGGAGGAAATTGACTTGGGATTCTTCGGACCGTGACATGGATCCAACattgggtttgagttttgagTCTGAATTTGATAAATTACGAACCAAGTTCGAGGAGTCTTCTCACGGAGTTAGAATGTCGATCATTGAGAGCCTTAGAATGATTACTTATCCAGAAACGACTTCTATGTGCGCtccaacaaagaagaaaacaaggGGTAGGCCAATGGGATCCACTAACAAGCCCAAGAAGTTTGCCAAGGGATGTGGTGAGACCTCTACAAAGCGCATTCCTTGTAGATGGGAGACTATTGACAAGGAGTATCCGGGCTCATGGCGTGATAGCAACACGACACCATTACAGGAACCTTCTCCAAAGGTTAGGTCTCAAAAGGCTTCTAAGGCTTCGAAGGCTTCTAAGGCTTCTAAGGTTTCTACGGCTTCTAAGGCTTCTAAGGTACAAAGTCCTCTGATCCGGATGGTGTGTACAAAGAATAAGAAGCCTGTGAGTAGTTACCTACGTCGGCGCTACCTTAAACAAATCCCTGATGAGTTTCATCCATTCGTTGTTGACTTTATAAATGTAAAGGGAGATGGCCACTGTGGATATAGATGTGTTGCATCGTTGAAGGGTCTTGCAGAAGACGATTGGCCACTTATACGTAGGGAACTTCTGACGGAGATTGATTCGGATGCTAATAT CATAATGATACCTGAGGAAGTAAATAGGCCCAATATGGAGATTGTGCCTTCTGTGGATCTTACAAAAGCTTTCACCACTAGCCAA GCTTTTGAATCCTCCAAAGATCTTGTTAATTGGGCCAAAGCTGTAGGTAAAGAGCATGgctatgttattattattcagAAGTCGGACTATGGATCTGACAAAAGGAGGGCCGTGATGACACTAGGATGTGAGCGTGGCGGCAAATATAAACCATCCACATCGGTGTTAAAGCGAAATCGGACTGGAACTAAGAAGTGTAATTGTCCATTCAGGCTAAGGGCAAGGCGTAGTAATAAAGATAAAATGTGGACGGTGCTTGTGCATAGTGGGATCCATAATCATGACACTGCTGAGGTTTTGCAGGGTCACTCATATGTTGGCCGTCTAAATCCAGAGGAAAAGGCGATGGTGGGAGAAATGATTGAAGAAAGGGTCAAGGCCAGTGATATTTTGATTGCTATAAGGAAACACAACCCAACCAACTTGACTAGAATTAAACAGATTTACAATgagaagcaagcatacaacaggTTGAAGAGGGGATCGTTGACCGAGATGCAACACTTGATGAAGTTGTTGGAAGAACACAAATACGCACATTGGTCCAGGGTGCAGGATGGTACTGATGTGGTCAGATCTTTGTTTTGGGCACACCCTGATTCCATTCACTTATTCAATGAGTTTCCTCATGTTGTGATTCTGGATAGTACATACAAGACCAATAGGTACAGGATCCCTTTACTTGAGATGGTGGGGGTTACGTCGACAAATTTGACATACTCAATTGCTTTTGCGTACATGCAGAATGAGCAAAAGGATGAGGTTGTTTGGGCTGTGAATAGATTAAAAGACTTGATCATTAATGAGGACAATCTGCCGAAGGTCTTTGTTACAGACAAAGACCAAGTTTTGATGGAAGCATTGGAAACTGTTTTTCCCGCAGCTCGCTGTCTTCTATGTCAGTTTCATGTACTTAAGAGTGTAACTGGCGAGATGAAGAAACTTGTGAAAGACATTGAGACACGTGAAGACATTACTGATAGATGGAATCGATTGATGTATGCTGCCAACGAGGTTGAGTATGATAAAGCTGTGGGTGCTATATCGAATACCGGTGAGCTCTGGACTTACATTGAGACTAACTGGTTGCCTTTGAGAAGCAAGTTTGTGAAGTTTGAGATTGATACTTGTATGCACATGGGGTGCACGACAACAAACAG AGTTGAGGGGGCACACTCAAAGCTGAAGAAACTATTGTCCGACAGTAAGGGTGACTTGGTCATTGCGTGGACTGCGATGAACAAGCTTATTATCATGCAGCATGACAAGATAAAGGAGTCCTTCCAGCTCAGCATATTTGTCACAGAGCATTCTTTGAATGACCCGTTCTATAAGCATTTGCGCGGGTTTGTATCTAGAGCCGCATTGCACATTATTGTTAAAGAGAAGACTCAAATTGGCATGATTGGGGTTGGTGGTATATACTGTGAATGTGTACTTAGGAGAACCCATGGACTACCATGTGCTTGTGAGCTCATGAAGTTTGAATCTGTCCCATTACTTGCAATTCATCCACATTGGAGGAAATTGACTTGGGATTCTTCGGACCGTGACATGGATCCAACattgggtttgagttttgagTCTGAATTTGATAAATTACGAACCAAGTTCGAGGAGTCTTCTCACGGAGTTAGAATGTCGATCATTGAGAGCCTTAGAATGATTACTTATCCAGAAACGACTTCTATGTGCGCtccaacaaagaagaaaacaaggGGTAGGCCAATGGGATCCACTAACAAGCCCAAGAAGTTTGCCAAGGGATGTGGTGAGACCTCTACAAAGCGCATTCCTTGTAGATGGGAGACTATTGACAAGGAGTATCCGGGCTCATGGCGTGATAGCAACACGACACCATTACAGGAACCTTCTCCAAAGGTTAGGTCTCAAAAGGCTTCTAAGGCTTCGAAGGCTTCTAAGGCTTCTAAGGTTTCTACGGCTTCTAAGGCTTCTAAGGTACAAAGTCCTCTGATCCGGATGGTGTGTACAAAGAATAAGAAGCCTGTGAGTAGTTACCTACGTCGGCGCTACCTTAAACAAATCCCTGATGAGTTTCATCCATTCGTTGTTGACTTTATAAATGTAAAGGGAGATGGCCACTGTGGATATAGATGTGTTGCATCGTTGAAGGGTCTTGCAGAAGACGATTGGCCACTTATACGTAGGGAACTTCTGACGGAGATTGATTCGGATGCTAATATGTACATCAACATGTTTGGAGCCAGCGAG gtctaa
- the LOC130714924 gene encoding uncharacterized protein LOC130714924 — translation MMIPNMAYLISTTYKFIVLTIANTGCNTFYPLKGKADLVEEHKFMPIVLVNKDHFVGVTLREGHPMPTTAHLWAYNCHPDARKWEEPYKERIEEYAAYLKQKNGGCSDDIIDLSDD, via the exons ATGATGATACCAAATATGGCCTACCTTATTTCCACAACATATAAGTTCATAGTGTTGACTATTGCTAATACCGGATGCAACACTTTTTATCCGTTAAAGGGAAAGGCGGACCTAGTGGAAGAACACAAATTCATGCCGATTGTGCTTGTCAATAAAGATCATTTCGTTGGG GTTACTCTTCGTGAAGGCCATCCAATGCCGACCACAGCTCACTTGTGGGCATACAACTGTCACCCGGATGCAAGAAAATGGGAAGAGCCTTACAAAGAGCGCATTGAAGAATACGCGGCTTATCTGAAACAAAAAAATGGAGGATGTAGTGATGATATTATTGACCTTAGTGATGATTAA